From a single Glycine soja cultivar W05 chromosome 19, ASM419377v2, whole genome shotgun sequence genomic region:
- the LOC114398013 gene encoding DEAD-box ATP-dependent RNA helicase 57-like, translating into MANDSSFLFAGIRFDRKKFGADIARFQKKDSDTDSAKISSAAEDEGEKTIEPVEEKVAASTTKKRKRKGTSSETVEGFNVFRSSTSVAQSNDEVRVNEESVELNKKTKKKEQNKQLERDAKFRKQHNIHVSGYNVPTPLQSFDELKSRYNCPSYLLRNLKELGFREPTPIQRQAIPVLLQGRECFACAPTGSGKTLAFVCPMLMKLKDPEKGGIRAVILCHTRELSVQTYRECKKLAKRKKFRIKLMTKNLLRNADFSKFPCDVLISTPLRLRLAIKRKKIDLSRVEYLVLDESDKLFEPELFKQIDSVIKACSNPSIIRSLFSATLPDFVEDQARELMHDAVRVIVGRKNMASETIKQKLVFTGSEEGKLLAIRQSFAESLNPPVLVFLQSKERAKELYSELAFDNIRVDVIHSDLSQAERENAVDNFRAGKTWVLIATDVVARGMDFKGVNCVINYDFPDSAAAYVHRIGRSGRAGRTGEAITFYTEDDIPFLRNVANLMAASGCEVPSYLMELRKKKWKKHRPKRDSISTKPDL; encoded by the exons ATGGCGAACGACTCGTCGTTTTTGTTCGCCGGCATTCGTTTCGATAGAAAGAAGTTCGGCGCCGATATTGCCAGGTTCCAG aaaaaagacagtGATACTGATTCGGCGAAGATTTCGAGCGCCGCCGAAGACGAAGGCGAGAAAACAATAGAACCAGTGGAAGAGAAAGTCGCAGCGTCAACGACGAAGAAGAGGAAGCGCAAGGGAACCTCTTCCG AAACGGTTGAAGGATTCAATGTGTTCAGAAGTTCGACGTCTGTGGCGCAGTCGAATGATGAAGTCCGAGTCAATGAGGAGTCCGTTGAGCTGAAtaagaagacaaagaagaagGAACAAAATAAGCAACTCGag CGGGACGCAAAATTCAGAAAGCAGCACAACATTCATGTCTCTGGTTACAACGTGCCGACTCCGCTTCAAAGCTTTGATGAGTTGAAATCAAG ATATAACTGTCCTTCGTATTTGTTGCGCAATCTGAAGGAACTTGGATTTAGAGAACCAACACCTATCCAAAGGCAGGCTATTCCAGTACTTCTACAA GGTCGTGAATGCTTTGCTTGTGCACCGACTGGCTCTGGGAAAACCCTTGCGTTTGTGTGTCCAATGCTTATGAAGCTTAAG GATCCGGAAAAAGGTGGCATTCGAGCTGTTATCCTTTGTCATACTCGTGAATTATCTGTCCAAACATATCGAGAGTGCAAAAAGCTtgctaagagaaaaaaatttcgTATCAAGTTGATGACTAAGAATCTTTTAAGAAATgctgatttttcaaaatttccatGTGATGTACTAATATCCACGCCACTTCGATTACGCTTGGCTATCAAGAGGAAGAAGATTGATCTCAGCAG AGTTGAGTATCTTGTCCTGGATGAATCGGATAAGCTATTTGAGCCTGAATTATTCAAGCAGATTGATTCTGTTATCAAGGCATGCTCAAATCCCTCAATAATACGCTCACTGTTCAGTGCTACTTTACCTGATTTTGTTGAAGATCAAGCTCGAGAACTTATGCATGATGCTGTTCGTGTAATTGTTGGCAGAAA GAATATGGCTTCTGAAACAATAAAGCAAAAATTGGTTTTTActggaagtgaagaaggaaaaCTTCTAGCAATTCGTCAAAGCTTTGCCGAG AGTCTTAATCCTCCAGTATTGGTTTTTCTCCAAAGCAAGGAGCGTGCCAAGGAGCTGTACAGTGAACTTGCATTTGACAACATTAGAGTTGATGTTATCCATTCTGATTTGTCTCAAGCAGAG CGAGAAAATGCTGTTGATAACTTCAGAGCTGGAAAAACATGGGTTTTGATTGCTACTGATGTAGTTGCCCGTGGCATGGATTTCAAAGGTGTGAACTGTGTGATCAATTATGATTTCCCCGATTCTGCTGCTGCTTATGTCCACAGAATTG GTCGTTCTGGCAGAGCAGGGAGGACTGGAGAAGCAATTACTTTTTACACAGAAGATGACATTCCTTTCCTTCGGAATGTTGCTAATCTTATGGCAGCATCGGGCTGTGAGGTTCCTTCCTATCTCATGGAGTTGCGCAAAAAGAAGTGGAAGAAGCACAGGCCAAAAAGAGATTCAATCTCAACAAAACCAGACCTATAA